The Myxococcales bacterium genome window below encodes:
- a CDS encoding IS30 family transposase, with translation MARTGRRGFSDFEQAEIWRGWKSGRTLRSIGRSLGWSDMHVRNLVSASGGFAPPPRRRSSRVLSRSEREEISRGIAAGDSMRTIAAALERAPSTVSREIARHGGRDAYRADAADSSAWAFARRPKRCRLGAHGRLRGIVTRKLRLWWSPEQISGWLKEEYPDVDDMQISHETIYRSLFIQARGVLKKELREHLRTRRTIRRSRHATLRKQSRGRIVDAISISERPAEIEDRAVPGHWEGDLIAGTKQSYVATLVERHSRFVMLVKVEGKSSPAVVKALIKQVRHLPRELMKSLTWDRELEMARHKEFTIATNVEVYFCDPRSPWQRGTNENTNRLLRQYLPKQSDLAEHSQAKLNKIARQLNQRPRKTLEFKCPADK, from the coding sequence ATGGCTCGAACGGGGCGTCGTGGTTTTTCGGATTTTGAGCAAGCGGAGATTTGGCGAGGTTGGAAGAGCGGGAGAACGCTCAGGAGTATCGGCCGCTCACTGGGTTGGTCGGACATGCACGTGCGGAACCTCGTGTCAGCAAGCGGAGGGTTCGCTCCACCGCCACGCCGCCGCTCGAGTCGGGTGCTATCACGCTCAGAGCGCGAGGAGATCTCTCGTGGCATCGCAGCAGGCGATTCCATGCGAACCATTGCGGCTGCCCTCGAGCGGGCTCCGTCTACCGTAAGTCGAGAGATTGCGCGCCACGGCGGCAGAGACGCGTATCGGGCAGATGCAGCGGACAGTTCCGCTTGGGCTTTCGCGCGTCGTCCCAAGCGCTGTCGGCTCGGGGCGCATGGCCGCCTTCGCGGCATCGTGACGAGGAAGTTGCGGCTGTGGTGGTCGCCGGAGCAGATATCAGGATGGTTGAAGGAGGAGTATCCTGATGTCGACGATATGCAAATTTCTCACGAAACGATCTATCGAAGCCTATTCATCCAAGCCCGAGGTGTGCTCAAGAAGGAGCTCCGAGAGCACTTACGAACGAGGAGGACGATACGGCGATCCCGACACGCCACGTTGCGCAAGCAATCGCGTGGTCGCATCGTCGATGCCATCTCGATTAGCGAGCGCCCAGCTGAGATCGAAGATCGGGCGGTTCCAGGGCATTGGGAGGGGGATCTGATCGCGGGCACGAAGCAGTCCTATGTCGCAACCCTTGTCGAGCGACATTCACGCTTCGTGATGCTGGTCAAGGTGGAGGGCAAGAGTTCCCCGGCCGTGGTGAAGGCTCTGATCAAACAGGTCCGACATCTTCCAAGGGAGTTGATGAAGTCCCTCACATGGGACCGAGAGCTAGAGATGGCTCGTCACAAGGAGTTCACGATTGCCACCAATGTTGAGGTCTACTTCTGTGATCCCCGAAGTCCGTGGCAACGCGGGACAAACGAAAACACCAACCGACTGCTTCGGCAGTATCTGCCAAAGCAGTCGGACCTTGCAGAGCATTCACAGGCAAAACTCAACAAGATCGCCCGTCAGCTCAACCAACGGCCGCGGAAGACCTTGGAGTTTAAATGCCCTGCAGACAAGC